TAGAGCTTGAAGGACCGGGCATCCATGTACGCATTCAGCGGAACATTCGGTTTGGTGATGCGGTAGACCTTGGTGAGGAGACCACAATCCTCCAGCCATTGGATCGCAAGCTCGAAGTCTTTTGCGCGTGCGCCCTCCCGAATCTGACCATAGACGAACTTCCGGTTCTCCTTGGCAAGCTGCGTCGGCACAGCGTTCCAGATCATACGCATCCGCGGTACGATCTCCACGGGGGCATGTTTGGAGAAGTCCTGATCATAGAAGGTCAGCAAGTCCTTCTGGAGTCGCCGGACCGCCCCGAAGTCCTGTGTCTCCAGATAGGTCGTCACCGCCTCGGGCATGCCACCGATGTAGTAATACTGTTTCAGCAGGTCTACATAGGTTCCCCGGAACGAGGTGATCAGAGCGACGTCCCTCTTCCCAATCAGTTCGTTGAGCTGCTCATGCTCCATGGCATCGAGAAACTCCCGGAAATTCAGGGGGTACAGATCCAGGAGTTCCGCTTTCCCCACAGGGAAGGACGTTCCTTCATGCAAGGCGACACCCAACAGAGAACCTGCCGCAACAATCGCGTACTCCGGTGCGTTTTCGCTGAAGTATTTCAGTGAGGTAAGGGCTTTTGGCACTTCCTGCACCTCGTCAAAAATGATGAGAGTGTCATCGGCAGTGATCTTGACGCCAGTTTCGATTTGCAGGGCGCTGATGAGACGCGCGGTATCGTATCCGCCTTCAAACACACTCTGCATCCGTGGGTTGTTGTCAAAGTTCACATAGGCGACGTTCCGAAAACATATTCTGCCGAACTCCTTCATGAGCCAGGTCTTGCCGACCTGCCGAGCCCCCCGTATGATCAGAGGTTTGCGGTGTCTCTCTCCCTTCCACGCCTGCAGCTTCTTCATTGCATGTCGGTCCATGTTGTCGCCTCTCATGATCTGACTTTTCCAATTCATTGTAGAAGACTGACGCGCCGATGCAACACTTTTAAGGACAGAAAAGTGGAGAAAGTAACACTTTTAAGGACATAAAAGTGTGTAACAGGGGACAGCCGTAGTTGTTGTAACATGCGCGCGTCACAGTGGCAGGACTGGATTCCCGCCTTGGCGGGCATGACGGAGAATGATACGCTTCGGGGGACGGTTCCGTTTGGTGCCAGATTGTTACACCCGTGCGCCTGGATATGCAGAAACCCCCGGACAAGAAAGGGGGAGACGAGAAAGGACTGGATTCCCGCGTGCGCCGAGAGCACCCCTCGTATTGAACTGAAATACTCGGGGGGGAATGACGGACTGTAACAGGGGACAGGCGCCTTTCTGTCAGAGTGGATCAAACTCCAGTTTCCTGGGCTTGGCTCCACAGGCCAATGCATAGCGGACGATCGTGCTGTACTCGAGATCAGATCCGGCATGCTCGATCTTCGATACGTACTCCTGAGATCTGCCCATGCGGTCGGCGACGACTCTCTGAGTCAGTCCAGCGCTCTTGCGCAGCTCACGCAACTGCCGTGCCGCCGCCAGCTCCGCCTTCATCTCGATGTAGACCTGCTTTGCCTTGGGATCAGTCTCGATGAGTTTCTTGATTTCCTGCCGATAGGCTTCAGTAATGGCTGTCATATCACGAATGCTCTTCATGTCTCTCTTCCTCCTCCTGCAGACGTCGCTCCAACGCCGTCCTACGCGAGCGGGCAACTCGCAGTTCCTTCAGCGGCGTGTTCCCATTCCTTCGTTCAATACATAACTCAAGGGTGGTGAATGTCAAGAGAACACCGTGCCTGGCTTGGGGCCGGTAGTAGTTGCTCTGTGATTTGGCCGCGAGAGGCCAGTCAGTGCATGTCATGTTTTGGGACGCTTCCGTTTACCCATTCGTCTGACCGTCAAGTGAAAAGCAACAATCGCCGTGCGCTTGTGACACGCATGGCGATTGTTGTCT
This portion of the Coprothermobacter sp. genome encodes:
- a CDS encoding ATPase, which produces MDRHAMKKLQAWKGERHRKPLIIRGARQVGKTWLMKEFGRICFRNVAYVNFDNNPRMQSVFEGGYDTARLISALQIETGVKITADDTLIIFDEVQEVPKALTSLKYFSENAPEYAIVAAGSLLGVALHEGTSFPVGKAELLDLYPLNFREFLDAMEHEQLNELIGKRDVALITSFRGTYVDLLKQYYYIGGMPEAVTTYLETQDFGAVRRLQKDLLTFYDQDFSKHAPVEIVPRMRMIWNAVPTQLAKENRKFVYGQIREGARAKDFELAIQWLEDCGLLTKVYRITKPNVPLNAYMDARSFKLYVLDVGLLGAMGDLDARTLIEGSSIFEEFKGSLTEQYVLQQLISDLRLPAFYHTTENSTGEVDFLVQRGPNVIPVEVKAAENLKSRSLRAYCDRYAPRYAVRTSLSNFRKESWLVNMPLYAIALLDSIEEL